A window of Actinobacillus suis ATCC 33415 contains these coding sequences:
- the udk gene encoding uridine kinase: protein MSETIENQACIVIAIAGASASGKSLIASTIYKELKEELGSDDIGIISEDAYYKDQTHLTMDERIKTNYDHPNSMDHHLLVEHLRQLKQGQAIEIPEYDYAEHNRKTTTKHFAPKKIIILEGILLLTDEEIRNEINVSIFVDAPLDICFIRRLQRDLVERGRSMESVITQYRKTVRPMFLQFIEPSKQYADIIVPKGGKNRIAINILKAQIKQLLAVKK from the coding sequence ATGTCTGAAACAATTGAAAACCAAGCTTGCATTGTCATTGCAATCGCCGGCGCTTCCGCTTCCGGAAAAAGCCTTATTGCATCAACTATCTATAAAGAATTAAAAGAAGAATTAGGTTCGGATGACATCGGTATCATTTCTGAAGATGCGTATTATAAAGATCAAACGCATTTAACCATGGATGAGCGTATTAAAACCAACTATGACCATCCTAATTCAATGGATCATCATTTACTGGTAGAACACTTACGCCAACTGAAACAAGGTCAAGCGATTGAAATTCCAGAATACGACTACGCAGAACATAACCGTAAAACCACCACTAAACATTTTGCACCGAAGAAGATCATTATCTTAGAAGGTATTTTATTACTAACGGACGAAGAAATTCGTAACGAAATCAACGTCTCTATTTTCGTGGATGCGCCGTTAGATATTTGTTTCATTCGCCGTTTACAGCGTGACTTGGTGGAACGCGGCCGCTCAATGGAATCGGTAATTACCCAATACCGTAAAACCGTGCGTCCAATGTTCTTACAATTTATTGAACCGTCAAAACAATATGCCGATATTATCGTACCGAAAGGTGGTAAAAACCGTATTGCGATCAATATCTTAAAAGCGCAAATTAAACAATTATTGGCGGTAAAAAAATAG
- a CDS encoding divergent polysaccharide deacetylase family protein, translating into MWNLFGNKRSILAIFLQSLLLITPLAHAGKLAIVIDDIGYRMKEDNAIYALPKEVSVAIIPVAPYATARAKKAYEQKRDVLIHLPMQPKNKQQPIESGALMIGASEAKVAQLIQAARNQVPYAIGLNNHMGSGATADRTTMSHLMKVMAQQQLFFLDSKTGPSVAAKVAREYGVKALERNLFLDDSDALSDVQRQFNAAIEYARKHGSAILIGHPRKNSVAVLEQGIANLPQDIQLVSMGSLWRNETVVPERTLIMVFDNPPAPTSIAPFNAVPLLRGIPKD; encoded by the coding sequence ATGTGGAATTTATTTGGAAATAAGCGGTCTATTTTAGCGATTTTTTTGCAAAGTTTACTGCTAATTACACCGCTTGCCCATGCAGGAAAGTTAGCGATTGTGATTGATGATATCGGTTATCGAATGAAAGAAGATAACGCGATTTATGCATTGCCGAAAGAAGTGAGTGTTGCCATTATTCCTGTCGCACCTTACGCAACAGCACGTGCAAAGAAAGCTTATGAGCAAAAACGAGATGTGCTGATTCATTTACCGATGCAGCCGAAGAATAAGCAGCAACCGATAGAGTCGGGCGCATTGATGATTGGGGCTAGTGAGGCGAAAGTCGCTCAGCTTATACAGGCAGCACGTAATCAAGTACCTTATGCAATTGGGCTGAATAACCATATGGGCAGTGGAGCAACGGCAGACAGAACCACGATGAGTCATTTGATGAAAGTGATGGCGCAGCAACAGTTGTTTTTTCTAGACAGTAAAACCGGTCCGAGTGTGGCGGCTAAAGTGGCAAGGGAATACGGGGTAAAAGCATTAGAACGAAATTTATTTTTAGATGACAGTGATGCGCTAAGTGATGTTCAGCGCCAATTTAATGCCGCAATTGAATATGCTCGTAAGCACGGTAGTGCGATTTTAATTGGACACCCAAGAAAGAATAGCGTTGCTGTTCTTGAGCAAGGAATTGCTAATTTACCTCAAGATATTCAACTTGTGAGTATGGGAAGCCTGTGGCGAAATGAAACGGTAGTACCAGAAAGAACATTGATTATGGTATTTGATAATCCTCCGGCACCGACTTCAATTGCGCCGTTTAATGCGGTTCCTTTGTTAAGAGGTATTCCGAAAGATTAA
- the dcd gene encoding dCTP deaminase, translating to MRLCDTDIEHYLDEGKIAIEPRPSNDKISGATVDVRLGNSFRVFREHATPYIDLSGPREQVTAQLNKVMSDEIIIADGDAFFLHPGELALATTLESVTLPDNIVGWLDGRSSLARLGLMVHVTAHRIDPGWHGKIVLEFFNAGKLPLALRPNMAIGALSFEVLSGHAAKPYNARKDAKYKNQQSAVSSRINQDD from the coding sequence ATGCGTTTATGTGACACAGATATAGAACATTATTTAGATGAAGGCAAAATTGCGATTGAGCCTCGTCCATCAAATGATAAAATCTCAGGGGCGACTGTTGATGTTCGCTTAGGTAATTCATTCCGTGTATTTCGTGAACACGCAACGCCTTATATTGATTTAAGCGGCCCTCGTGAACAAGTCACCGCCCAGCTGAATAAAGTGATGAGCGATGAAATTATTATCGCTGACGGTGATGCGTTTTTCCTACACCCCGGCGAACTCGCTCTTGCGACCACATTAGAGTCGGTGACATTACCGGATAATATTGTAGGTTGGTTAGACGGGCGTTCTTCTTTAGCTCGCTTAGGCTTGATGGTACACGTAACGGCACACCGAATCGATCCGGGTTGGCATGGTAAAATCGTATTAGAATTTTTCAATGCCGGTAAATTACCGCTTGCTTTACGTCCTAATATGGCAATCGGCGCATTAAGTTTTGAAGTGTTAAGCGGTCATGCGGCAAAACCTTATAATGCCCGTAAAGACGCAAAATATAAAAACCAACAAAGTGCGGTTTCCAGCCGTATCAATCAAGACGATTAA
- the queF gene encoding NADPH-dependent 7-cyano-7-deazaguanine reductase QueF (Catalyzes the NADPH-dependent reduction of 7-cyano-7-deazaguanine (preQ0) to 7-aminomethyl-7-deazaguanine (preQ1) in queuosine biosynthesis), with protein MNYNDKSLSVLKLGQKTEYKSEYDPTLLQPVPRKLNRDGLGITEQQPFDRGADVWTCYELSWLNENGLPQVAIADVAIDFRSENLIESKSFKLYLNSFNQTKFASLEQVEQTLAKDLSQCASGQVSVKVYKLSAYTRQPIVDFAGECIDEQDIQIDSYEFSNEHLASVAEGEIVEETLVSHLLKSNCLITSQPDWGSVQIRYVGKKLNREKLLRYLVSFREHNEFHEQCVERIFTDLMQFAQPEKLTVYARYTRRGGLDINPFRSNFEAVPQNLRMARQ; from the coding sequence ATGAACTACAACGATAAATCATTATCTGTCCTGAAATTAGGGCAAAAAACCGAGTATAAAAGCGAGTATGATCCTACGCTTTTACAGCCTGTTCCACGTAAATTAAACCGTGACGGTTTAGGGATTACCGAACAACAACCGTTTGATCGAGGTGCAGATGTTTGGACCTGTTATGAATTGTCTTGGTTAAACGAAAACGGTTTACCACAGGTAGCGATTGCTGATGTGGCGATTGATTTTCGCAGTGAAAATTTAATCGAATCAAAAAGTTTTAAGCTCTATCTAAACAGCTTTAACCAAACCAAATTTGCCTCATTGGAACAAGTGGAACAAACATTGGCTAAAGACCTAAGCCAATGTGCAAGCGGTCAAGTTTCGGTAAAAGTTTACAAATTATCCGCTTACACCCGGCAACCGATTGTTGATTTTGCCGGTGAATGTATTGATGAACAAGATATTCAAATTGACAGTTACGAATTTTCTAACGAACATTTAGCAAGCGTGGCAGAAGGTGAGATAGTTGAAGAAACTTTAGTCAGCCATTTGCTGAAATCAAACTGTTTGATTACCTCACAACCGGACTGGGGTAGTGTGCAAATTCGCTATGTGGGTAAAAAATTAAATCGAGAAAAATTATTACGCTATTTAGTCTCGTTCCGCGAACATAACGAGTTCCACGAACAATGCGTAGAACGTATCTTTACCGACCTTATGCAATTTGCACAACCGGAAAAGCTGACGGTCTATGCACGTTATACCCGCCGAGGCGGTTTAGACATTAACCCATTCCGCTCAAATTTTGAGGCTGTTCCGCAAAATTTAAGAATGGCAAGACAGTGA
- the envC gene encoding murein hydrolase activator EnvC: MKALRPLYLTLTFLGVASFSFPSVMATELSNIQQKIKQQQSKINEQRQKRNALQSTLKTQEVEMGKVLDKLKETEMSLSETRQAIKRTEQEIQRLEKQEKEQKEKLKEQLDSAYRSGIHPSVLERLMSEQAKNADRMGAYYEHINQVRIDTINELRRTQEELKARRDELKGQQKGQQTQLTEQKKQEKDLKKVQSERETTLRSIDKTLERDESRLESLKNNESALRNQLAKAAAESAQQEKQEIAKLEQKKNSEEKRKATEQEKQQVRAGSGLGAPNKQFNMPVAGKVVNSFGSRQMGEVTWHGVVIAASAGSPVRAIAGGRVILADWLQGYGQVVVVDHGNGDMSLYGYNQSVSVRKGSRVSAGQQIASVGNSGGQNRSALYFEIRRKGNPKNPMGWVK; this comes from the coding sequence GTGAAAGCGCTCCGACCCCTTTATTTAACGCTAACCTTTTTGGGCGTTGCCTCTTTTTCTTTTCCGTCTGTGATGGCTACGGAATTGTCAAATATTCAGCAAAAAATTAAGCAGCAACAAAGCAAAATTAATGAACAGCGCCAAAAGCGTAATGCACTCCAGTCCACATTAAAAACACAAGAAGTTGAAATGGGAAAAGTGCTGGATAAATTAAAAGAAACGGAAATGTCGCTGTCGGAAACACGTCAAGCGATTAAACGTACTGAACAAGAAATTCAGAGATTAGAAAAGCAAGAGAAAGAGCAGAAAGAAAAACTCAAGGAGCAGCTCGACTCGGCGTATCGTTCGGGCATTCATCCGTCCGTATTGGAGCGCTTAATGTCTGAGCAAGCTAAAAATGCCGATAGAATGGGTGCTTATTACGAACATATTAATCAGGTGCGTATTGATACGATTAATGAATTACGTCGCACCCAAGAAGAACTTAAAGCACGTCGTGATGAATTAAAAGGTCAGCAAAAAGGTCAGCAAACGCAATTAACCGAGCAAAAGAAGCAGGAAAAAGATTTAAAGAAAGTCCAAAGCGAGCGTGAAACGACACTACGTTCAATTGATAAAACATTAGAGCGAGATGAAAGCCGCTTAGAGTCGTTGAAGAATAATGAATCGGCATTACGTAACCAATTAGCAAAAGCAGCAGCGGAATCTGCGCAACAAGAAAAACAAGAGATCGCCAAGCTGGAGCAGAAAAAAAACAGCGAGGAGAAGCGTAAGGCGACCGAGCAAGAAAAACAACAAGTTAGAGCCGGTAGCGGTTTAGGTGCACCAAATAAACAATTTAATATGCCGGTGGCGGGTAAAGTGGTGAATAGTTTTGGTTCTCGTCAAATGGGCGAAGTCACTTGGCATGGTGTAGTAATTGCAGCAAGCGCAGGATCACCGGTACGAGCAATTGCCGGTGGGCGAGTAATTTTGGCGGACTGGCTACAAGGTTATGGGCAAGTTGTGGTGGTGGATCATGGTAATGGTGATATGTCGTTATACGGATATAACCAATCTGTTTCCGTTCGTAAAGGCAGCCGTGTCTCAGCCGGTCAGCAGATTGCGAGTGTTGGTAATTCGGGCGGACAAAATCGCTCAGCGCTGTATTTTGAAATTCGTCGTAAGGGAAATCCGAAAAATCCAATGGGTTGGGTGAAATAA
- the trmJ gene encoding tRNA (cytosine(32)/uridine(32)-2'-O)-methyltransferase TrmJ, translating into MNSLDQIQIILIETSLPANIGSAARAMKTMGLTNLRLVAPLNPIDEQAQALAAGAKDVLDNAQVFHSFEQAVADCQLVIGTSARLRHLQNTLIEPRDCGKLAVERAERGKVAIVFGRERVGLTNEELLKCHYHLNFPTNPDYGSLNLAMAVQLASYEVRMAWLDLQKNPQIRPLAEEKDYPNTEALEHFFNHTERLYKQLGFIRNDAVMLKLRRLYQRAELETNELNLLQGMLTSVEKQIEHK; encoded by the coding sequence ATGAATAGCTTAGACCAAATTCAAATTATCCTGATCGAAACTTCCCTCCCCGCCAATATTGGCTCTGCCGCTCGTGCGATGAAAACCATGGGGCTAACAAATTTACGTTTAGTTGCTCCGCTTAACCCGATTGACGAACAAGCTCAAGCTCTCGCTGCCGGTGCAAAAGATGTGTTGGATAACGCCCAAGTTTTCCACTCGTTTGAACAAGCGGTTGCAGATTGCCAATTAGTAATCGGCACCAGTGCTCGATTACGTCATCTACAAAATACTCTTATTGAGCCGAGAGATTGCGGTAAATTAGCGGTTGAACGTGCCGAAAGAGGTAAAGTGGCGATTGTATTTGGTCGGGAACGAGTCGGATTAACTAACGAAGAATTACTAAAATGCCATTATCATTTAAATTTCCCGACTAACCCCGATTACGGCTCGTTAAATTTAGCGATGGCGGTGCAATTGGCAAGTTACGAAGTGCGTATGGCGTGGTTGGATTTGCAAAAAAATCCGCAAATTCGACCGCTTGCGGAAGAAAAGGATTACCCGAATACCGAAGCTTTGGAACATTTCTTCAACCACACCGAGCGACTGTATAAACAATTAGGTTTTATCCGTAATGATGCGGTCATGCTCAAGCTCCGCCGTTTATATCAACGTGCCGAACTGGAAACCAACGAATTGAATTTATTGCAAGGAATGCTGACTTCCGTTGAGAAGCAGATAGAGCATAAATAA
- the pntB gene encoding Re/Si-specific NAD(P)(+) transhydrogenase subunit beta gives MSFGFVTAAYIIAAILFIMSLAGLSKHETAKAGCWYGIVGMAIALVATIFGPQSHGTLWILIAMAIGGFIGVKKALKVEMTEMPELVAILHSFVGLAAVLVGFNSYGLHVDAIPPANLDEVALAAFHAEQATLANIHNVEVFLGIFIGAVTFSGSLVAFGKLSGKLFGRKVSSAALNIPHKHKWNLAALIVSALLMVVFLNNPHNIFPVLIMTAIALVFGWHLVSSIGGADMPVVVSMLNSYSGWAAAAAGFMLSNDLLIVTGALVGSSGAILSYIMCKAMNRSFISVIAGGFGTEVKASSGDEEQGEHRETTAEEVAEMLKNASSVIITPGYGMAVAQAQYPVAEITAKLREKGVNVRFGIHPVAGRLPGHMNVLLAEAKVPYDVVLEMDEINDDFEETDVVLVIGANDTVNPAALDDPSSPIAGMPVLEVWKAQNVIVFKRSMAVGYAGVQNPLFFKENTQMLFGDAKERVDDILRALNS, from the coding sequence ATGTCTTTTGGATTTGTAACAGCTGCATATATTATTGCTGCGATTCTCTTTATTATGAGTTTAGCAGGACTTTCTAAACACGAAACGGCAAAAGCAGGTTGTTGGTACGGTATTGTCGGTATGGCGATTGCGTTAGTCGCAACTATCTTTGGTCCACAATCGCACGGTACGCTTTGGATCTTAATCGCAATGGCAATCGGTGGCTTTATCGGTGTCAAAAAAGCGTTAAAAGTTGAAATGACGGAAATGCCGGAGTTAGTGGCGATTCTGCACAGCTTTGTAGGTTTAGCTGCGGTATTAGTTGGTTTTAACAGCTACGGTTTACACGTAGATGCGATTCCACCGGCAAACTTAGATGAAGTTGCACTAGCGGCATTCCACGCAGAACAAGCAACACTAGCTAACATTCATAATGTTGAAGTGTTCCTTGGTATCTTTATCGGTGCGGTGACTTTCTCTGGTTCATTAGTAGCATTCGGTAAATTAAGCGGCAAACTATTCGGTCGTAAAGTGTCTTCGGCGGCATTAAATATCCCGCACAAACACAAATGGAACTTAGCGGCATTAATCGTTTCTGCATTATTAATGGTGGTATTCCTAAATAATCCGCACAATATTTTCCCTGTGTTGATTATGACTGCAATCGCATTAGTCTTCGGTTGGCATTTAGTGTCATCTATCGGTGGTGCGGATATGCCGGTAGTGGTTTCAATGCTGAACTCGTATTCAGGTTGGGCAGCAGCGGCAGCCGGTTTTATGTTAAGCAATGACTTATTAATTGTAACCGGTGCGTTAGTGGGTTCATCAGGTGCGATTCTGTCTTACATCATGTGTAAAGCAATGAACCGTTCATTTATCAGTGTGATTGCAGGCGGCTTCGGCACAGAAGTTAAAGCAAGCTCAGGTGATGAAGAACAAGGTGAACACCGTGAAACTACGGCAGAAGAAGTGGCGGAAATGCTGAAAAATGCAAGTTCTGTGATCATCACTCCGGGATACGGTATGGCGGTTGCGCAAGCACAATATCCGGTAGCGGAAATCACTGCGAAATTACGTGAGAAAGGTGTTAATGTGCGTTTTGGTATTCACCCTGTTGCGGGTCGTTTACCAGGCCATATGAACGTATTATTGGCAGAAGCGAAAGTACCTTACGATGTGGTACTTGAAATGGATGAAATCAATGATGATTTCGAAGAAACTGATGTAGTATTGGTTATCGGTGCAAATGACACGGTAAACCCAGCAGCATTAGATGATCCGTCAAGCCCAATCGCAGGTATGCCGGTATTAGAAGTGTGGAAAGCACAAAACGTTATCGTATTCAAACGTTCAATGGCGGTTGGTTACGCAGGCGTTCAAAACCCACTATTCTTTAAAGAAAATACCCAAATGTTATTCGGTGACGCGAAAGAGCGTGTGGATGACATTTTAAGAGCATTAAATAGCTAA
- a CDS encoding LysE/ArgO family amino acid transporter translates to MDIFIQGFIVCFGLIVSIGAQNAFLLKQGILKQHVFWVASLCFLGDVFLMTLGVLGLGSIVANLPTLSLFIALLGAFFLFTYGSRSFISIFKSSEALTASNENATSLKKALMITFAITFLNPHVYIDTVVILGGIGGNLDFIGKMEFLAGALSCSLLWFFGVGYGAGFLSPYFGKRRTWQILDFLTGVIMYAIAISLAIYAFQLAKQIFAW, encoded by the coding sequence ATGGACATTTTTATTCAGGGATTCATTGTTTGTTTCGGATTGATCGTGTCAATCGGTGCACAAAACGCTTTTCTACTTAAACAAGGAATCTTAAAGCAACACGTTTTTTGGGTAGCATCACTTTGCTTTTTAGGTGATGTATTTTTAATGACATTAGGTGTGTTAGGGCTAGGTTCTATTGTGGCGAATTTGCCTACTTTAAGCTTATTCATTGCATTACTCGGGGCATTTTTTCTATTTACCTATGGTAGTCGTTCGTTTATTAGTATTTTTAAGAGTAGTGAAGCCTTAACAGCCAGTAATGAAAATGCGACAAGTTTGAAAAAAGCTTTAATGATTACTTTTGCGATTACCTTTTTAAATCCACACGTTTATATTGATACGGTGGTGATTTTAGGTGGAATCGGTGGCAATTTGGACTTTATCGGTAAAATGGAGTTTCTTGCCGGAGCGTTAAGCTGTTCTTTGTTATGGTTTTTCGGCGTGGGGTATGGTGCGGGTTTTCTATCACCTTATTTTGGAAAGCGTAGAACATGGCAAATCTTGGATTTTCTTACCGGGGTGATTATGTATGCAATTGCGATCAGCCTGGCAATATATGCCTTCCAGTTAGCTAAGCAAATTTTTGCTTGGTAA
- the pntA gene encoding Re/Si-specific NAD(P)(+) transhydrogenase subunit alpha, with translation MLIGVPRELLDGETRVAATPKTVEQIKKLGFDVLVEHDAGFKASFEDNAFVNAGAAVGTQQEVWNSDIIFKVNAPTDAEIALIKEGATLVSFIWPAQNPQLMEKLQAKKINVLAMDAVPRISRAQALDALSSMANISGYRAVIEAANAFGSFFTGQITAAGKVPPAKVLVIGAGVAGLAAIGAANSLGAIVRAFDSRPEVKEQVKSMGADFLEIDFEEEGGSGDGYAKVMSEEFNRRAMELYAEQAKEVDIIITTAAIPGKPAPRLITKEMVDSMKPGSVIVDLAAATGGNCDYTKAGEVVVTENQVKVIGYTDFPARLPTQSSQLYGTNLVNLLKLLVPNKDGQIDINFEDVVLRGVTVVRDGELTWPAPPIQVSAQPQKPAAAAPVEKKEEKPTDPRIKYGVMAGVGALFLWLASVAPAAFLSHFTVFVLACVVGYYVVWNVSHALHTPLMAVTNAVSGIIIVGAVLQIAQPTGNFFVDILAFIAILVASINIFGGFKVTQRMLAMFRKG, from the coding sequence ATGCTTATTGGTGTACCAAGAGAGCTGTTAGACGGTGAAACACGTGTGGCGGCAACGCCAAAAACCGTTGAACAGATCAAAAAGCTCGGCTTTGATGTGCTCGTTGAACACGATGCAGGTTTTAAAGCGAGTTTTGAGGACAACGCATTTGTAAACGCAGGTGCGGCTGTTGGCACGCAACAAGAGGTTTGGAATTCAGATATTATTTTTAAAGTGAATGCGCCAACCGATGCTGAAATTGCCCTTATTAAAGAAGGCGCAACGCTAGTGAGTTTCATTTGGCCTGCGCAAAATCCACAATTAATGGAAAAATTGCAAGCTAAGAAAATCAATGTATTAGCAATGGATGCGGTGCCTCGTATTTCGCGTGCGCAAGCGCTTGATGCATTGAGTTCAATGGCAAATATTTCCGGTTATCGTGCGGTTATTGAAGCGGCAAATGCATTCGGGAGCTTCTTTACCGGTCAAATTACTGCGGCTGGTAAAGTTCCACCGGCAAAAGTGCTGGTTATCGGTGCGGGTGTTGCCGGTTTAGCGGCAATCGGTGCGGCAAACAGCTTAGGTGCGATTGTTCGTGCGTTTGACTCTCGTCCGGAAGTAAAAGAACAAGTTAAATCCATGGGCGCAGACTTCTTAGAAATCGATTTTGAAGAAGAAGGCGGCTCAGGCGATGGCTATGCGAAAGTGATGTCAGAAGAGTTTAACCGTCGTGCGATGGAACTTTATGCTGAACAAGCAAAAGAAGTCGATATTATTATCACCACAGCAGCGATTCCGGGTAAACCAGCACCTCGTTTAATCACTAAAGAAATGGTTGATTCAATGAAACCAGGTTCAGTGATTGTTGATTTAGCGGCGGCAACTGGCGGTAACTGTGATTACACTAAAGCGGGTGAAGTGGTTGTTACTGAAAACCAAGTGAAAGTAATTGGTTATACGGATTTCCCAGCACGTTTACCAACCCAATCTTCACAACTTTATGGTACAAACTTAGTTAACTTACTCAAGTTACTTGTTCCGAATAAAGACGGTCAAATCGATATCAATTTTGAAGACGTGGTATTACGTGGTGTAACTGTAGTACGTGACGGCGAATTAACTTGGCCGGCACCACCAATTCAAGTTTCTGCTCAACCGCAAAAACCAGCGGCTGCGGCACCGGTTGAGAAAAAAGAAGAAAAACCGACCGATCCACGTATTAAATACGGCGTAATGGCAGGTGTCGGTGCGTTATTCTTATGGTTAGCCTCTGTGGCTCCTGCGGCATTCTTATCACACTTCACCGTATTCGTCTTAGCCTGTGTGGTGGGTTATTATGTGGTTTGGAACGTTAGTCACGCATTACACACTCCGTTAATGGCTGTAACCAATGCGGTTTCGGGCATTATCATTGTAGGTGCGGTATTACAAATTGCGCAACCGACCGGTAATTTCTTCGTGGATATTCTTGCGTTTATTGCGATTTTAGTGGCAAGCATTAATATCTTCGGTGGTTTCAAAGTCACGCAACGTATGCTTGCAATGTTTAGAAAAGGTTAA
- a CDS encoding 2,3-diphosphoglycerate-dependent phosphoglycerate mutase, giving the protein MELVFIRHGFSEWNAKNLFTGWRDVNLTERGIEEAKAAGQKLKAAGYEFDIAFTSVLTRAIKTCNIVLEESNQLWIPQVKNWRLNERHYGALQGLDKKATAEQYGDEQVHIWRRSYDISPPDLDAADPNSAHNDRRYAHLPKDVIPNAENLKITLERVLPFWEDQIAPALLSGKRVLVTAHGNSLRALAKHIIGISDEEIMDFEIPTGQPLVLKLDDKLNFVEKFYL; this is encoded by the coding sequence ATGGAATTAGTATTTATTCGCCACGGTTTCAGTGAGTGGAATGCTAAAAACTTATTTACAGGTTGGCGTGATGTTAACTTAACAGAACGTGGTATTGAAGAAGCAAAAGCTGCAGGTCAAAAATTAAAAGCAGCTGGTTATGAGTTCGATATCGCTTTCACTTCTGTTTTAACTCGTGCAATCAAAACTTGTAACATCGTATTAGAAGAGTCTAATCAATTATGGATTCCACAAGTTAAAAACTGGCGTTTAAACGAGCGTCACTACGGTGCGTTACAAGGTTTAGACAAAAAAGCAACCGCTGAACAATACGGTGACGAACAAGTTCACATTTGGCGCCGTTCTTACGACATTTCTCCACCAGATTTAGATGCAGCAGATCCAAATTCTGCACATAACGACCGTCGTTATGCTCACTTACCAAAAGATGTGATTCCAAATGCAGAAAACCTCAAAATCACTTTAGAACGTGTTTTACCATTCTGGGAAGATCAAATTGCACCAGCATTATTATCTGGTAAACGTGTACTTGTAACTGCACACGGTAACTCTCTTCGTGCATTGGCAAAACACATCATCGGTATTTCTGATGAAGAAATCATGGATTTCGAAATCCCTACCGGTCAACCGTTAGTATTAAAATTAGATGACAAATTAAACTTCGTAGAAAAATTCTACTTATAA
- a CDS encoding PD-(D/E)XK nuclease family protein: MNEKHLKSLNEIYKLLESHRIESTKTELYDANRFNPFQFITTDENGLSRIMSFFLDPLETHGQQDLFLNSFLKYLKLHKFLSYDKASIYCEKLTTNKRRHDIFLEGWMNNKLTWVISIENKLKDAKDQAEQLTDYYKDLKNFGVPFFLIYLPRFKRLPSKESIPEIDWEQLSNEHKAIVLEAKDIIKWLEQTPILAPKIKNFTQDFIRFLKEEIMHETHDSNKFLDQIIKNSNWIYTATSLIENSNNLYEKLDNLLIQQLQQKLENEFPIIVSFGWHFNTNGHSTGFYLDKGDVDIQPWGVGIEFESSNCKNAYYGIWAHKLDLSEEKYKQLDAIFTYSDFRNSKWWLNWKWCDKNLQNWDAETWKNVITGELSNQIFDLLKPFIIDINHHINELEKLSCK, translated from the coding sequence ATGAACGAAAAACACTTAAAATCATTAAATGAAATCTATAAACTCCTTGAATCCCATCGTATAGAAAGCACCAAAACCGAATTATACGATGCTAATCGATTCAATCCCTTTCAATTTATCACAACAGATGAAAATGGCTTATCTCGCATAATGTCATTTTTTCTTGACCCCTTAGAAACTCATGGGCAACAAGATTTATTTCTTAACTCATTTTTAAAGTACTTAAAGTTACATAAATTTTTATCTTATGATAAAGCTTCTATTTATTGTGAAAAATTAACTACTAATAAAAGAAGACATGATATTTTTTTAGAAGGTTGGATGAACAATAAATTAACTTGGGTTATTTCGATTGAAAATAAATTAAAAGATGCTAAAGATCAGGCTGAACAATTAACAGACTATTATAAGGACTTAAAAAACTTTGGAGTTCCTTTTTTCCTAATTTATTTACCAAGATTTAAACGCTTACCAAGCAAAGAATCCATTCCAGAAATCGACTGGGAACAACTAAGTAATGAACACAAAGCAATCGTATTAGAAGCAAAAGATATTATTAAATGGCTTGAACAAACGCCTATTTTAGCTCCTAAGATAAAGAATTTCACTCAAGATTTCATACGATTTTTAAAGGAGGAAATTATGCATGAAACACATGATAGTAATAAATTTTTAGATCAAATAATAAAAAATTCTAATTGGATTTATACGGCTACTTCTCTAATTGAAAACTCTAATAACTTATATGAAAAATTAGATAATTTATTAATCCAGCAGCTTCAGCAAAAGCTAGAGAATGAGTTCCCAATAATAGTTAGCTTTGGCTGGCACTTTAATACTAATGGACATTCAACAGGCTTTTATCTAGATAAGGGTGATGTCGATATACAACCTTGGGGAGTCGGTATTGAATTTGAATCATCTAACTGCAAAAATGCTTATTATGGCATTTGGGCTCATAAATTGGATTTATCTGAAGAAAAATATAAACAATTAGATGCTATTTTTACATATAGTGACTTTAGAAATAGTAAATGGTGGCTTAATTGGAAATGGTGCGATAAGAATCTACAAAATTGGGATGCCGAAACGTGGAAAAATGTCATAACTGGCGAGTTGTCTAATCAAATATTTGACTTATTAAAACCATTTATCATCGATATAAATCATCATATAAATGAACTAGAAAAATTATCCTGTAAATAG